In Oncorhynchus clarkii lewisi isolate Uvic-CL-2024 chromosome 16, UVic_Ocla_1.0, whole genome shotgun sequence, one genomic interval encodes:
- the LOC139368822 gene encoding WD repeat-containing protein 46, which translates to MAASGETMLKKPHVGKKRKPPTRYWEGTEEDGKNDGKKQKEGDNNEQTPQQNNTRTKKGGKRGGKRGGAGKRVISGKSDPFPGSAPVPEEKLKKFKRGVKGELPPRPQYKLRDVVIRSEAASDLAQKQNARYDLMLPEDAGFLEGDEDEDTCTISQDDIVDAVDITAGAKYFSLTLSQFGPYRLDYSKTGRHLLLGGRRGHVTCLDWQSKQLMCEMNVMETVNDVKWLHSEALFAVAQKKWLYIYDNKGIELHCIRKFNDVLRMQFLPYHFLLATASATGFLQYLDVSVGKEVVAICTKAGRLDVMAHNPHNAIIHLGHSNGTVTLWTPNQREPLVKMLCHQGGVRSVAVDKTGTYMVTSGMDKKLKVYDIRAYRPLQSYFLPAGASCLSLSQRGLLSAATGDIVQVYRDVWGIPVTKPYMAHRAKGSVWGVHFCPFEDVLGVGHGEGFTSMVVPGAGEPNFDGLDANPYRSAKQRQEWEVKALLEKIQPELIGLDPSQLSQVDHSTWEQRHVDRVQVLGFDPLAKEKFTPRLKTKGRSSSGKVEKRKKQVAHEDQRDVIRQTVEDRMKIDKERKEKEKKRAAAAGQKSALDRFRK; encoded by the exons ATGGCGGCGTCCGGCGAGACAATGTTGAAAAAACCACACGTGGGGAAAAAGAGAAAG CCTCCAACGAGATACTGGGAGGGCACAGAGGAAGATGGGAAGAATGATGGAAAGAAACAGAAAGAAGGGGACAACAATGAACAGACTCCGCAACAAAATAACACTAGGACAAAGAAAGGAGGAAAGCGAGGAGGAAAGCGAGGAGGAGCAGGAAAAAGGGTCATATCAGGG AAATCAGATCCATTCCCAGGCTCAGCACCTGTCCCTGAAGAGAAGTTGAAAAAATTCAAGAGGGGAGTGAAGGGAGAACTG ccccctcGGCCACAGTACAAGCTCAGAGATGTGGTCATTCGATCAGAGGCTGCCTCAGACCTGGCCCAGAAGCAGAATGCACGATATGACCTTATGCTCCCAGAGGATGCTGG GTTCCTGGAGGGAGACGAAGATGAGGACACATGCACCATCTCACAGGATGACATCGTTGATGCTGTGGATATTACCGCAGGGGCAAAG TACTTTAGCCTGACCCTGTCTCAGTTTGGGCCTTACCGACTGGATTACAGCAAGACTGGGCG ACACCTGCTGCTTGGTGGCAGGAGAGGTCATGTGACCTGCCTGGACTGGCAGTCCAAACAGTTGATGTGTGAGATGAATGTGATGGAGACAGTCAATGACGTAAA GTGGCTCCACAGTGAGGCTTTGTTTGCAGTGGCTCAGAAGAAGTGGCTGTATATCTATGACAACAAGGGCATCGAGCTCCACTGCATCCGCAAGTTCAACGATGTTCTCCGCATGCAGTTTCTCCCCTACCACTTCCTGCTGGCTACAGCA AGTGCGACAGGCTTCCTGCAGTACTTGGACGTGTCGGTGGGTAAGGAGGTGGTGGCCATCTGCACCAAGGCTGGCCGGCTGGATGTGATGGCCCATAACCCTCACAACGCCATCATCCACCTGGGCCACTCCAACGGCACTGTCACCCTCTGGACGCCAAACCAGAGAGAGCCACTTGTCAAGATGCTCTGCCACCAGGGGGGTGTGCGCTCTGTCGCCGTTGACAAGACTGGCAC GTACATGGTGACCTCTGGCATGGACAAGAAGCTGAAGGTGTATGACATCAGAGCCTACCGGCCCCTGCAATCCTACTTCCTGCCTGCGGgagcttcctgtctgtctctgagtcagAGGGGTCTGCTGTCCGCCGCCACAGGAGACATAGTCCAG GTGTACAGAGATGTGTGGGGCATCCCAGTGACCAAGCCCTACATGGCCCACAGGGCAAAGGGCTCAGTGTGGGGTGTGCACTTCTGCCCCTTTGAGGACGTCCTAGGGGTGGGCCATGGAGAGGGCTTCACTAGCATGGTCGTACCAG GTGCTGGCGAGCCCAACTTTGACGGTCTGGATGCCAACCCGTACCGCAGTGCCAAGCAGAGGCAGGAGTGGGAGGTCAAAGCCCTACTAGAGAAGATCCAGCCAGAACTGATTGGCCTGGACCCTAGCCAGCTCAGCCAGGTGGACCACTCCACCTGGGAACAGAGACATGTGGACAGGGTCCAAGTACTG GGCTTTGACCCTCTGGCCAAGGAGAAGTTTACACCAAGGTTAAAGACCAAAGGTCGGAGTTCAAGTGGAAAAGTGGAAAAGCGCAAGAAGCAAGTGGCACATGAGGACCAGAGG GATGTGATCAGGCAAACAGTGGAAGACAGGATGAAgatagataaagagaggaaggagaaagagaagaaaagggCGGCAGCAGCTGGTCAGAAGTCTGCTCTGGACAGATTCAGGAAGTAA